Proteins encoded by one window of Synechococcus sp. MVIR-18-1:
- a CDS encoding CIA30 family protein has translation MTTSRVSFDSWATLNDTIMGGTSQAGCRLTPEGLLLEGEVVADGGGFVSCRSPLFRPPLDLSAFSGLRIAIEAEGRTLKFAVACSDGLMGLTEMIPGGLRWVTPVPTEVEGTTVVEVAFKNLQPVVRAKPVGLPLRFDASAITRLQVLHSRFDEAGSTNPGFRAGAIRLLIHSIEAYK, from the coding sequence ATGACCACCTCCCGCGTCTCATTCGATTCCTGGGCCACGCTCAACGACACGATCATGGGTGGGACAAGCCAAGCCGGCTGCCGCCTCACTCCTGAAGGTCTGTTACTGGAGGGTGAGGTGGTTGCTGATGGCGGCGGTTTTGTGAGCTGCCGTTCCCCCTTATTCAGACCCCCCCTCGATCTTTCGGCTTTCAGCGGCTTGCGCATAGCGATCGAAGCAGAAGGGCGAACTTTGAAATTTGCAGTGGCCTGCTCTGATGGATTGATGGGACTCACAGAAATGATTCCTGGCGGATTGCGCTGGGTGACACCCGTTCCAACAGAGGTGGAAGGAACCACTGTTGTGGAGGTTGCTTTTAAAAATCTTCAGCCCGTGGTCCGTGCCAAACCGGTGGGACTTCCTTTGCGCTTTGATGCGTCAGCAATCACGCGCTTACAAGTGCTCCATTCGCGGTTTGATGAGGCGGGATCCACCAATCCAGGCTTCCGTGCGGGTGCAATCCGACTTCTGATTCATTCGATCGAAGCCTACAAATGA
- the purQ gene encoding phosphoribosylformylglycinamidine synthase subunit PurQ, with translation MSIGVVVFPGSNCDRDVRWATQGCLGMQTRYLWHEETDLSGLDAVVLPGGFSYGDYLRCGAIARFAPVLESLIDFANKGGRVLGICNGFQVLTELGLLPGALTRNSGLHFICEDTPLNVVSARTPWLSHLTAGSELQLPIAHGEGRYQCSEDTLKALQDKDSIALKYNSNPNSSIADIAGITNPAGNVLGLMPHPERACDPVTGCTDGRKLIEALIQSS, from the coding sequence ATGAGCATTGGTGTTGTTGTCTTTCCTGGTTCCAATTGCGACCGGGATGTTCGTTGGGCGACGCAGGGATGCCTTGGCATGCAAACCCGTTACCTCTGGCATGAGGAGACAGATCTCAGCGGCTTAGATGCTGTAGTCCTACCCGGAGGCTTTAGTTATGGCGACTATTTGCGTTGCGGAGCCATCGCCAGGTTTGCCCCAGTGCTGGAATCCCTGATCGATTTCGCGAACAAAGGCGGGCGGGTGCTGGGCATCTGCAATGGATTTCAGGTGCTCACTGAACTCGGCTTATTGCCAGGAGCACTCACGCGCAATAGCGGTCTTCATTTCATCTGCGAAGACACCCCACTCAATGTGGTGAGTGCGCGCACCCCCTGGCTCTCTCACTTAACAGCCGGAAGTGAGCTCCAACTGCCAATTGCCCATGGAGAAGGCCGTTATCAATGCAGCGAAGACACACTAAAAGCGCTTCAAGATAAAGACAGCATCGCACTGAAATACAACAGCAATCCCAATAGCTCCATTGCCGACATTGCCGGCATCACGAATCCAGCTGGCAATGTGCTCGGTTTGATGCCCCATCCTGAACGGGCTTGTGATCCAGTCACTGGATGCACCGATGGACGGAAATTGATTGAAGCTCTGATCCAGTCATCATGA
- the purS gene encoding phosphoribosylformylglycinamidine synthase subunit PurS, which yields MPRYQARVLVHLRPSVLDPAGEATRSAASRLGVEGIERLRIGKAVELELEASDEADARQQVELLSDRLLANPVIENWTLELKLS from the coding sequence GTGCCGCGTTATCAAGCTCGTGTTCTGGTGCATCTGCGCCCTTCTGTCCTCGATCCAGCCGGTGAGGCCACGCGTTCAGCTGCCAGCCGATTAGGGGTGGAAGGCATCGAACGCCTACGCATCGGCAAGGCGGTCGAGCTGGAGCTGGAGGCGTCTGACGAAGCTGATGCGCGCCAACAGGTTGAACTGTTGAGTGATCGACTCCTGGCCAACCCTGTGATTGAAAACTGGACCCTGGAACTCAAGTTGTCATGA
- a CDS encoding isoprenylcysteine carboxylmethyltransferase family protein, with protein MDNKGLPFKEPRQQGDWRESFQGWGLSWSGLLNNQKGEWWLLAQVVLICAHILPTWPSELLQAWSWPVVLHVTGLMVFAVGLGLALQGFLALGPSLSPLPDPKPNAVLITTGVYRHCRHPLYRAVLICSVGVVLAKGSLLHLALLLILVAVLNGKAHREEKRLCRVHPDYLTYRSNTPAILPGLPGLDWRQD; from the coding sequence ATGGACAACAAAGGTCTTCCGTTCAAGGAGCCAAGGCAGCAGGGCGATTGGCGTGAGAGTTTTCAGGGTTGGGGTCTGAGCTGGTCAGGATTGCTCAACAATCAAAAGGGTGAGTGGTGGTTGTTGGCTCAAGTGGTTCTGATCTGCGCTCATATCCTTCCGACCTGGCCCTCTGAGCTCCTCCAGGCTTGGAGTTGGCCTGTTGTGCTTCATGTCACGGGGTTGATGGTGTTTGCTGTTGGGCTTGGCTTGGCCTTGCAGGGTTTTCTGGCTTTAGGCCCCAGCCTTTCCCCTTTACCTGATCCAAAGCCCAATGCCGTTTTGATCACCACAGGGGTGTATCGCCATTGCCGGCACCCTCTCTATCGAGCTGTTTTGATTTGCTCCGTTGGTGTGGTCCTTGCCAAGGGAAGCCTGCTTCACCTGGCGCTGTTATTGATCTTGGTTGCGGTGCTCAATGGCAAGGCTCATCGAGAAGAAAAGCGCCTCTGCAGAGTCCATCCCGACTATTTGACGTATCGCTCCAATACCCCAGCAATCCTTCCCGGTCTTCCTGGCTTGGATTGGCGCCAGGATTAG
- a CDS encoding L,D-transpeptidase — MVLSAPLQLLASKATPSVLLLSAVCAGLEFSAPSQANEFVPNIPQPVEVSSRLLAILEPPISIPDPEPQLVLNRTKRQIRSTGDPIWDLRLEIPGEPARHFDAVSGRAHRQDADRDQMGSKAPLPTGSYTLGPVEPLAKGAYPELGPVWIGIEPTFITGRRVLGIHQDPSVGLNGNSGTLGCIGLIHEHDLLELSQLIQASDVRLLVVED, encoded by the coding sequence ATGGTTCTGTCTGCGCCCTTGCAGTTGCTGGCAAGCAAAGCGACGCCTTCCGTGTTGCTCCTCAGTGCTGTCTGCGCAGGTCTCGAATTCAGCGCCCCAAGTCAGGCCAACGAATTTGTGCCGAACATCCCCCAACCTGTTGAGGTCAGTTCAAGGCTCTTAGCGATTCTTGAGCCTCCGATCAGCATCCCGGATCCTGAGCCTCAGCTCGTCCTTAACCGCACTAAGAGACAGATTCGTTCCACAGGAGATCCCATCTGGGACTTGCGGCTTGAGATTCCTGGAGAACCGGCGCGTCATTTCGATGCAGTTAGCGGTCGAGCCCATCGCCAGGATGCGGACCGTGATCAGATGGGCAGTAAGGCTCCCCTGCCGACAGGTAGTTACACCCTTGGGCCAGTGGAGCCTCTTGCCAAAGGTGCTTATCCAGAACTAGGTCCGGTTTGGATCGGCATCGAACCGACCTTCATTACAGGCCGAAGGGTGCTTGGGATCCATCAAGACCCAAGCGTGGGTCTCAATGGAAATAGCGGCACCTTGGGATGTATTGGACTGATTCATGAACATGACTTACTCGAACTATCTCAGTTGATTCAAGCCAGTGATGTGCGCTTATTGGTTGTTGAAGACTAA
- the fba gene encoding class II fructose-bisphosphate aldolase (catalyzes the reversible aldol condensation of dihydroxyacetonephosphate and glyceraldehyde 3-phosphate in the Calvin cycle, glycolysis, and/or gluconeogenesis) yields MALVPLRLLLDHAAENGYGIPAFNVNNLEQVQSIMEAAHETDSPVILQASRGARAYAGENFLRHLILAAVETYPDIPVVMHQDHGNSPATCFGAAANGFTSVMMDGSLEADAKTPASYDYNVNVTKEVVDVAHAIGVSVEGELGCLGSLETGKGEAEDGHGFEGELSKDQLLTDPAEAADFVAKTKVDALAIAIGTSHGAYKFTRKPTGEVLAISRIAEIHKVIPNTHLVMHGSSSVPQEWLAMINKYGGAIPETYGVPVEEIQEGIRNGVRKVNIDTDCRLAFTAAVREAAMADPANFDPRHFNKPARKYMKQVCLDRFQQFWAAGNASKIKQRDINFYSGLYAKGTLDPKTAVAA; encoded by the coding sequence ATGGCGCTCGTTCCGCTTCGACTTCTGCTCGACCATGCCGCGGAAAACGGCTACGGCATCCCTGCTTTCAACGTCAACAATCTTGAGCAGGTGCAGTCGATCATGGAGGCGGCTCACGAGACTGACTCTCCTGTGATCCTGCAGGCATCACGTGGAGCTCGTGCTTATGCAGGCGAGAATTTCTTGCGTCATTTGATCCTGGCGGCTGTTGAGACCTATCCCGACATCCCTGTCGTGATGCACCAGGACCATGGCAATAGCCCCGCAACATGCTTCGGAGCGGCGGCTAACGGTTTTACCTCCGTGATGATGGACGGCTCTCTTGAGGCTGATGCCAAGACTCCTGCGAGTTACGACTACAACGTCAACGTCACCAAGGAAGTGGTGGACGTTGCCCATGCCATCGGCGTGAGCGTTGAAGGTGAACTGGGTTGCCTTGGTTCCCTTGAAACCGGTAAAGGCGAAGCCGAGGACGGCCATGGTTTCGAAGGTGAGCTCTCTAAGGATCAGTTGCTAACCGATCCTGCTGAAGCTGCTGATTTTGTGGCCAAGACCAAGGTTGATGCCCTGGCTATCGCTATCGGTACCAGCCACGGTGCTTATAAGTTCACCCGCAAGCCCACGGGTGAAGTGCTGGCTATCAGCCGCATCGCTGAAATTCACAAAGTCATCCCCAACACCCACCTGGTGATGCATGGCTCCTCCTCCGTTCCCCAGGAATGGTTGGCAATGATCAACAAGTACGGCGGCGCGATTCCTGAGACCTACGGCGTTCCCGTGGAAGAAATTCAGGAAGGCATCCGTAATGGTGTTCGCAAAGTGAACATCGATACCGACTGCCGTTTGGCTTTCACGGCTGCCGTAAGAGAAGCAGCCATGGCTGATCCTGCCAACTTCGACCCTCGGCACTTCAACAAGCCGGCTCGTAAGTACATGAAGCAGGTTTGTTTGGATCGCTTCCAGCAGTTCTGGGCTGCGGGTAACGCCAGCAAGATCAAGCAGCGCGACATCAACTTCTATTCCGGCCTTTATGCAAAAGGCACCCTTGACCCCAAGACAGCAGTTGCTGCCTGA
- a CDS encoding pentapeptide repeat-containing protein, whose amino-acid sequence MPLPDLFHKHLLPVLFGVLLASSLISLPHPVQAITAPELRGQFAVQDISNDMHGRDLKEKEFLKADLRGVDLSETDLRGAVINTSQLQGADLHGANLEDVVAFSSRFDETDLSDANFTNAMLMQSRFVDARIEGTDFTNAVIDLTQMKALCGRASGVNSVSGVSTRESLGCR is encoded by the coding sequence ATGCCCCTTCCCGATTTGTTCCACAAGCACCTGTTACCCGTTCTGTTCGGGGTGCTTCTTGCGTCGAGCTTGATCTCCCTTCCTCATCCTGTTCAGGCCATTACCGCCCCTGAATTACGTGGTCAGTTCGCGGTGCAAGACATCAGCAACGACATGCATGGCCGGGATTTAAAAGAAAAAGAATTTTTAAAAGCTGATCTCCGCGGTGTTGATCTCAGTGAAACCGACCTGCGCGGAGCTGTGATCAACACCTCTCAACTACAGGGAGCTGATCTTCATGGAGCCAACCTTGAAGATGTGGTGGCGTTCTCAAGCCGATTTGATGAAACCGATCTAAGCGACGCAAACTTCACAAACGCAATGCTGATGCAAAGCCGCTTTGTGGATGCGCGCATTGAGGGAACGGATTTCACCAACGCCGTGATCGATCTCACTCAGATGAAGGCTTTATGCGGTCGTGCCAGTGGCGTGAATAGTGTGAGCGGCGTGAGCACCCGCGAAAGCCTGGGGTGCCGCTGA
- a CDS encoding LD-carboxypeptidase, giving the protein MHRRSFLTLGVPTAVAIAVSSSASGLAASTQKNSTLHSLQKGSRLRAVNAGTWLDPETDFGPLVERCEAEGWTLEVPESVKRQWRWFSGTDQQRADDLERAWNNPSLDGLIYVGAGWGGARVLEAGFRFPKRSLWTLGFSDTSSMLMAQWSAGLQGAIHGSTAGPDPQWERTVRLLKGELVAPLQGRAVRAGVARGPLVVTNLTVATHLIGTPWFPDLRGSILVLEDVGEAPYRVDRMLTQWRSSGVLRGLAGVATGRFSWKGEVEPGDFSMDGILEERLSDLGIPLVMNLPLGHGLPNMALPLGAAATLDANQGTLKLIPDRAHE; this is encoded by the coding sequence ATGCATCGTCGATCATTTTTAACGTTGGGAGTCCCAACGGCCGTAGCAATAGCCGTTTCATCATCCGCTAGTGGTTTAGCGGCATCGACTCAAAAGAACTCCACTCTTCACTCGTTACAAAAGGGCTCAAGGCTTCGAGCCGTTAATGCCGGAACTTGGCTCGATCCGGAAACAGACTTTGGCCCGTTGGTGGAACGCTGTGAAGCTGAGGGTTGGACCTTAGAAGTCCCAGAATCAGTAAAACGCCAATGGCGATGGTTTTCAGGAACCGATCAGCAACGAGCGGATGATCTTGAGCGTGCCTGGAACAATCCTTCCCTGGATGGTCTGATTTATGTCGGTGCTGGCTGGGGAGGCGCCAGGGTGTTAGAAGCTGGCTTTCGCTTCCCCAAGCGATCGCTCTGGACCCTGGGGTTTTCTGACACCAGCTCGATGCTGATGGCGCAATGGTCAGCTGGCTTGCAGGGCGCCATCCACGGATCCACCGCGGGACCTGATCCACAATGGGAACGGACGGTCCGCCTCCTGAAAGGGGAACTGGTCGCCCCTCTGCAGGGGCGTGCGGTTCGCGCCGGGGTGGCCAGAGGTCCGCTCGTGGTGACCAATCTCACGGTTGCGACCCATTTGATTGGGACACCCTGGTTCCCTGATCTACGCGGATCCATCCTGGTGCTGGAAGATGTTGGAGAGGCTCCCTACAGAGTGGATCGCATGCTGACGCAGTGGCGCAGCTCTGGCGTGCTCCGTGGCCTTGCTGGGGTAGCAACGGGACGATTCAGCTGGAAAGGGGAGGTCGAACCAGGTGATTTTTCAATGGATGGGATCCTCGAGGAGCGACTCTCTGATCTAGGCATCCCCTTGGTCATGAATCTGCCCCTTGGGCATGGACTTCCCAACATGGCTCTCCCCCTTGGTGCAGCAGCAACACTCGACGCCAATCAAGGAACGCTGAAACTCATTCCTGATCGAGCACATGAATGA
- a CDS encoding uracil phosphoribosyltransferase — MAKTLRVIVPPHPLIAHWLTMLRHAGTPPSLYRTALEELGRWLTYEALRDWLPHRREEVQTALELTEGTVIETGVPLLAVPSLPGGLMLWEGARQVLPHAELCLGGLPETIEANAGLVLLIDQISDGEELVGLMEELVSKGVESRRLRVISALTASPGLKRLGETFPELTIHTACIDEELNADGQISPGIGNTSQRLQIRTAPST, encoded by the coding sequence ATGGCCAAAACCTTGAGGGTGATTGTTCCCCCCCATCCACTGATTGCTCACTGGCTCACGATGTTGCGCCATGCCGGGACCCCGCCGTCGCTGTACCGAACAGCGCTTGAGGAGTTGGGACGTTGGCTCACCTATGAGGCCTTGAGGGATTGGCTCCCCCATCGCCGCGAAGAGGTGCAAACCGCCCTAGAGCTCACGGAAGGAACTGTGATTGAAACGGGTGTTCCCTTGCTTGCTGTGCCTTCTCTCCCTGGCGGGTTGATGCTCTGGGAAGGGGCTAGGCAAGTGCTGCCCCACGCAGAGCTCTGCCTGGGTGGTTTGCCTGAAACGATTGAAGCCAACGCTGGGCTGGTTTTGCTGATCGATCAAATCAGTGATGGGGAAGAGCTTGTCGGGCTGATGGAGGAGCTTGTCTCAAAAGGTGTTGAGAGTCGAAGGCTTCGTGTGATTTCAGCCTTAACAGCCAGCCCTGGGCTCAAACGACTGGGTGAAACATTCCCCGAACTCACCATCCACACCGCCTGCATTGATGAAGAACTCAATGCAGATGGGCAGATTTCTCCAGGGATTGGCAACACATCTCAAAGGCTGCAAATCAGAACAGCTCCCTCGACCTAG
- the ilvD gene encoding dihydroxy-acid dehydratase has protein sequence MLRSDAVTQGIQRSPNRAMLRAVGFGDHDFGKPIIGIANGFSTITPCNMGLDALSRRAEDAARKAGGMPQMFGTITVSDGISMGTEGMKYSLVSREVIADAIETACNGQSMDGVLAVGGCDKNMPGAMLAMARMNIPSIFVYGGTIKPGKLGGCDLTVVSAFEAVGQITSGKIDEEQLTAIEKNACPGAGSCGGMFTANTMSAAIETMGLSLPHSSTMAAEDEEKAESAARSGEILVEAIKSNIRPLDLLTREAFENAISVIMAVGGSTNSVLHLLAIARTSGVDLSIDDFEMIRERVPVICDLKPSGRFVTVDLHQAGGIPQVMKLLLDAGLLHGHCRTIEGKTLEELLANVPSTPPEGQEVIRPLSDPLYAKGHLAILKGNLACEGAVAKISGIKTPVLTGPARVFESEEDCLASIIGKHIHAGDVIVIRQEGPVGGPGMREMLAPTAAIVGQGLGDKVALITDGRFSGGTYGLVVGHVAPEAAVGGAIGLVMEGDSITVDANQNLLQLNVNEIELERRRSMWSGHQPKYKTGVLGKYARLVSSSSLGAVTDQPD, from the coding sequence ATGCTTCGCTCAGACGCCGTTACTCAAGGCATTCAGCGCTCACCCAATCGAGCAATGCTGAGAGCAGTTGGCTTTGGTGATCATGATTTTGGCAAGCCAATCATCGGGATCGCAAACGGTTTCAGCACGATTACACCGTGCAACATGGGATTGGATGCCCTGTCCCGTCGTGCAGAAGACGCTGCTCGAAAGGCAGGCGGAATGCCTCAGATGTTTGGCACGATCACTGTCAGTGATGGCATTTCTATGGGCACCGAGGGAATGAAATATTCCTTGGTGAGCCGTGAGGTCATCGCTGATGCGATTGAAACGGCATGCAATGGCCAGAGCATGGATGGTGTTCTGGCCGTTGGTGGCTGCGATAAAAATATGCCTGGCGCCATGTTGGCGATGGCACGTATGAATATTCCCTCGATCTTTGTGTATGGGGGAACCATTAAGCCTGGGAAACTTGGAGGCTGTGACCTCACTGTTGTGAGTGCTTTTGAGGCTGTAGGTCAGATTACGAGCGGGAAGATTGATGAAGAGCAGCTGACAGCGATTGAAAAAAATGCCTGCCCAGGAGCTGGAAGCTGTGGAGGTATGTTCACCGCTAATACGATGAGTGCTGCGATTGAAACGATGGGGCTGAGTCTTCCCCACAGCTCAACGATGGCTGCTGAAGATGAGGAAAAGGCAGAGAGTGCAGCCCGTTCCGGTGAAATTCTTGTTGAAGCCATTAAATCTAATATTCGCCCCCTTGATTTACTCACGCGTGAAGCTTTTGAGAATGCGATCAGTGTGATCATGGCGGTGGGCGGGTCCACCAACTCTGTGTTGCATTTGCTCGCGATCGCGCGCACATCTGGCGTTGATCTCAGTATTGATGATTTTGAAATGATCCGAGAGCGGGTGCCAGTGATTTGCGATCTCAAGCCGAGTGGTCGTTTTGTCACCGTGGATCTTCATCAGGCAGGTGGTATTCCCCAGGTGATGAAATTGCTATTGGACGCAGGACTGCTTCATGGCCATTGCCGCACGATTGAAGGCAAAACACTGGAAGAACTCTTGGCGAATGTTCCTTCCACACCTCCTGAAGGACAAGAAGTGATCAGGCCACTGAGTGATCCTCTTTATGCGAAAGGCCACTTGGCGATCCTGAAGGGAAATTTGGCATGCGAGGGAGCTGTCGCCAAAATCAGCGGTATTAAAACCCCCGTTCTCACTGGCCCTGCTCGGGTTTTTGAAAGCGAAGAGGATTGTTTGGCTTCAATTATTGGCAAACATATTCATGCCGGCGATGTCATCGTGATTCGCCAGGAAGGTCCTGTAGGAGGACCTGGAATGCGTGAAATGCTTGCACCAACTGCTGCCATTGTTGGTCAGGGACTCGGGGATAAGGTGGCGCTGATTACGGATGGGCGCTTCAGCGGTGGAACGTACGGTTTAGTTGTTGGCCACGTGGCACCAGAGGCTGCCGTTGGGGGAGCAATCGGCCTAGTGATGGAGGGAGATAGCATCACAGTGGATGCCAATCAAAATCTTCTTCAACTCAATGTGAATGAGATTGAACTCGAACGCCGCCGCAGCATGTGGTCAGGGCATCAGCCTAAATATAAGACAGGAGTTCTTGGCAAATATGCTCGACTCGTTTCGAGTTCGAGCCTTGGTGCCGTGACAGATCAGCCTGATTAA
- the cobW gene encoding cobalamin biosynthesis protein CobW, with protein MSERLPVTVITGFLGAGKTTLLRHLLINSGQRLAVMVNEFGTVGLDGDLIRSCGFCPEDEIEGRLVELNNGCLCCTVQDDFLPTMETLLARADQLDGIVVETSGLALPRPLLQALEWPAIRARVHVNGVVTVVDGEALNNGSPVGDTEALERQRQEDPSLDHLTAIDELFADQLQSADLVLVSRSDCLEPTELDKIQQSLVAKIRTGTTVIPMTRGQVDPSLLLGVERETSANHEHHEHDHHDHDHDAHDHHDHTHLDVVGGNVRFEGVIQRSDFERILPAFVTEHQVVRLKGRVWLPGKSLPLQVQMVGPRLETWFEAAPDQAWTPESRSGVDLVVIGFDPTASEKLTTLLLASAA; from the coding sequence ATGTCTGAACGCCTTCCCGTCACCGTGATTACCGGCTTTCTTGGAGCCGGGAAAACAACGCTGTTGCGCCATCTCTTGATCAACAGCGGCCAACGCCTCGCCGTGATGGTCAACGAATTCGGAACCGTGGGCCTGGATGGCGATCTCATCCGAAGCTGCGGCTTCTGCCCAGAGGATGAAATCGAGGGGCGTCTCGTTGAACTGAACAACGGGTGCCTCTGCTGCACCGTGCAGGACGATTTTCTACCCACGATGGAAACGCTGCTCGCTCGCGCTGATCAGCTCGATGGAATTGTTGTTGAAACCAGTGGTTTAGCTCTTCCAAGACCCCTACTTCAGGCCCTCGAATGGCCCGCAATCCGGGCCCGGGTGCACGTGAACGGTGTTGTCACTGTTGTGGATGGGGAAGCCCTGAACAACGGAAGTCCTGTGGGAGATACGGAGGCGTTGGAGCGGCAACGACAGGAGGATCCAAGCCTCGACCACCTCACGGCCATTGATGAATTGTTCGCCGATCAACTTCAATCCGCTGACCTCGTATTAGTTAGCCGTTCAGATTGCTTAGAGCCCACCGAGCTGGACAAGATCCAGCAATCACTGGTCGCCAAGATCCGAACCGGTACAACAGTGATCCCCATGACTCGCGGCCAAGTCGACCCGAGTTTGCTGCTGGGAGTGGAGCGTGAGACGTCTGCCAATCACGAGCATCATGAGCACGATCACCATGACCATGACCATGATGCGCATGATCACCACGATCACACGCATTTAGATGTTGTGGGCGGCAATGTTCGGTTTGAAGGTGTGATTCAACGGTCAGATTTTGAACGGATCCTTCCTGCATTTGTGACTGAACATCAGGTGGTACGCCTAAAAGGACGGGTCTGGTTACCTGGCAAATCCCTTCCTCTGCAAGTGCAAATGGTTGGACCCCGCTTAGAGACTTGGTTTGAAGCTGCTCCTGACCAGGCCTGGACTCCCGAAAGCCGCTCAGGAGTGGATCTGGTTGTGATTGGATTTGATCCAACTGCCTCTGAAAAACTCACAACCCTCCTGCTTGCTTCGGCTGCTTAA
- the pgl gene encoding 6-phosphogluconolactonase has protein sequence MTSYRIERARDPQDLALRAAEYIATAIQLALDQRDRAQIALSGGTTPSKAYQRLGQQHLPWNRVDVFLGDERWVSADDESSNARMLRSTLLLAGEPAAAACFHPVPTVELPSPEASADAFAKLIANSCSGEPPIFDMMVLGLGDDGHTASLFPGTDAPEVRDRWTTIGRGKGLERITLTAPVLSASRTVMFLVSGANKREALRRLLDPAESPLRTPAKLAQPEAEIIVLADEAASEGL, from the coding sequence ATGACCTCCTATCGAATCGAACGGGCCCGAGATCCCCAGGATCTAGCTCTGCGGGCCGCTGAATACATCGCCACAGCGATACAACTGGCGCTCGATCAACGCGATCGTGCTCAGATTGCTCTGTCGGGAGGGACGACTCCCTCCAAGGCTTATCAGCGGTTAGGCCAACAACATTTGCCCTGGAATCGAGTGGATGTGTTTCTTGGAGACGAACGCTGGGTGTCTGCTGATGACGAGTCCAGCAATGCCCGCATGCTTCGCTCCACGTTGCTCCTAGCCGGCGAGCCCGCGGCAGCGGCCTGCTTTCATCCTGTTCCAACGGTTGAGCTGCCCTCGCCAGAAGCCAGTGCCGATGCTTTCGCAAAGCTGATAGCCAACAGCTGTAGTGGCGAACCACCCATCTTCGACATGATGGTGTTGGGCCTTGGTGATGACGGTCACACCGCCTCACTCTTCCCCGGCACTGACGCTCCTGAGGTTCGTGATCGCTGGACCACGATTGGACGGGGTAAGGGATTGGAGCGCATCACACTGACTGCACCAGTACTCAGCGCGTCTCGAACCGTGATGTTCCTGGTTAGTGGTGCCAACAAAAGGGAAGCCCTGCGACGCTTGCTCGATCCAGCTGAATCCCCACTACGCACTCCCGCAAAATTGGCCCAACCAGAGGCTGAAATTATTGTGCTCGCCGACGAAGCTGCCAGTGAAGGTCTTTAA
- a CDS encoding class I fructose-bisphosphate aldolase: MSLSTYSKELIATANSLAVSGKGILAVDESTKTIGKRLGAIQVENTETNRQAYRGMLFTTVGLGDFISGAILYEETLFQSHLDGETMVQKLNKAGIVPGIKVDKGLRPLPGAQSVETVCTGLDGLVERAADYYAQGARFAKWRAVLQITADGCPSDLAIRENAWGLARYARSVQESGLVPIIEPEILMDGDHSIEVTSAVQEQILKEVYFACQLNGVLLEGTLLKPSMTIQGADCAQKSDPQIVAEMTVRTLERCVPASVPGIVFLSGGLSEEAASVYLNNMNTISRKAQWNIGFSYGRALQHSCLKAWAGKDKEAGQAALFARAKANSEASQGRYVPGSQPSSDEQLFVAGYTY, encoded by the coding sequence ATGTCTCTTTCCACATACTCCAAAGAATTAATTGCAACAGCCAACTCTTTGGCAGTGTCGGGGAAGGGGATTCTTGCTGTTGATGAGTCCACAAAGACTATCGGTAAGCGACTAGGCGCAATCCAAGTTGAAAATACTGAGACTAATCGCCAGGCCTATCGAGGAATGCTGTTTACAACAGTAGGTCTTGGTGATTTTATTAGTGGCGCAATCTTGTACGAAGAAACCCTGTTTCAGAGTCATCTCGATGGCGAAACAATGGTTCAGAAGTTAAACAAAGCGGGAATTGTTCCTGGTATCAAAGTTGATAAGGGTCTTCGCCCATTGCCTGGTGCCCAGTCCGTAGAAACCGTTTGTACGGGTCTGGATGGCTTGGTAGAACGAGCGGCAGATTATTACGCCCAAGGTGCGCGTTTTGCAAAATGGCGCGCCGTACTGCAGATCACGGCTGATGGATGCCCCTCTGATCTGGCCATTCGTGAAAATGCATGGGGCCTAGCGCGTTATGCACGTTCCGTTCAGGAATCAGGTCTTGTGCCAATCATTGAGCCTGAAATCTTGATGGATGGTGATCATTCCATTGAAGTCACGTCAGCGGTGCAAGAACAAATCCTTAAGGAGGTGTACTTCGCTTGTCAGCTCAACGGAGTTCTTCTTGAGGGAACTCTTCTCAAGCCTTCGATGACGATTCAAGGAGCCGATTGTGCGCAGAAATCAGATCCCCAAATCGTTGCCGAAATGACCGTGAGAACACTGGAGCGTTGTGTTCCTGCCAGTGTTCCTGGAATTGTCTTTTTATCAGGTGGTTTGAGTGAAGAAGCGGCGTCGGTGTACCTCAACAACATGAATACAATTTCAAGAAAAGCGCAATGGAATATTGGCTTTTCCTATGGACGTGCCTTGCAGCATTCCTGCCTGAAGGCATGGGCTGGTAAGGACAAAGAGGCAGGCCAGGCAGCGTTGTTTGCGCGGGCGAAAGCGAACTCTGAGGCCTCACAGGGGCGTTACGTCCCCGGCTCTCAGCCGTCATCGGACGAGCAGCTTTTTGTAGCTGGATACACCTACTGA